The Dreissena polymorpha isolate Duluth1 chromosome 8, UMN_Dpol_1.0, whole genome shotgun sequence genome includes the window ATGgaatatgtttgaatgtataagacattttacctatactcaTTTTGTTATgcagtttttataatttttattccaTTCTAACAGTATATGTCAACTTAAAACAactgtatgcatttttttaatttttacaatggTAACCATTGTGACCACAAAGTTGTGATCATCGCCATGCAACTAACACTTACAAATTGATGATTTCTGAATGTATTGTCGTTTAATAGGTTTTAAGATAGCCATGTGTAAATTAATTGTACAATTAAATGAACATTGAACAAATCTGAGAATATTATGTTTGTCTATGCATGAACTTAATTAAATGGGATCTGTTTTAATTCTTTAAAGATGAATATAATTCTtgaattacaattaaatctgaatagCTAAGAGATTTAAAAGTGCAATTTGtaattacattgtttttttttatttttttttacaagattaaatgaacataatatttaatgtttaagttttttaaatacattattttatttttacctctTTCAAATAATAATGTTGGGTATAGATCTTGGTTTCCTTGGTTACAGTACAATTAAAACATTGAGGTTCTTTGTAAACAATCACTGATGATTTTTGGAAAACAGtagattcaaattttgaaatatggtACAGTTTGTATGACATATTTTGCAGtgtcatttaatttgttaaaattggcTAGATGTAGGTAATCTTATCAGATCCAAATGTACTGCAAACAAACTTGGCGCAAATAACCACAAGAGTCTATATCTATTGAGAGAGACACCATGACTTTGTATCTGCATTTAGTATGGAagaatgtttgtttcaatatatcattaattaaacaaaaaacagttAAAAAGTGCATTGCATACACAAAATGTCAATAGTTTGAATTATTTAAggtgtttccatggtaaccaatatacattttataatgtttatattttttcaaattcTTGAGAAGTATTAAGTATATCATATTATAAAACCATATGTTACTGTTTTATTCATGCACTTGAAGActtattaaaaatgcattaacataatttattgacctgaaaataaatcaagaatttgaaatgtttatttttgtgttttaataggcaTTTCTAAATCAGCCATTTTAACCTTAAACTGATAAATTTTGCAAACATCTTAATTTTAGCATGTGCGCCATACATGGAGCTTTCTGAATATGTAAATAAGTCATTTTGGTCAATGTATCCCCGTTTTGACCAAAAATCTCAGAACAGTCCACATATGTATATGGATATTATACTATTTGCTACAATTACAAACTCTTAAAACCAGACAATTACCATCAGGGTGATTAGAAGTTTCATCTACATCTTCAACATTACTATATTCAGCCTTCAAGGACTTAATGTTTTCACCACTACTTGAATGTTCATTGGCCTCCGAATCATGCTTTAGTTGGTCTGTATATATTTTCTCACAGTCATCCACTAAACTTGACTTGGCGCTGTCACTCAGATGGGTGCAAGCATTCAAAAACTGTGGAAGTAGCACAATCTGTCCTCTGGGAAGCATAACTTTTATAGCATAAAGGGCTGCAACTCTTTCATAGCCTGGTCGTAAAGAGTTATCTTCACATCGTAGCCAAACGCTTGCTAGTGCATTACATTGACTAAATTCTTGAACTTTTGCATGAAGGAGGATACtgaaattgaattaaataattcTTGTTGTATTTTCttcatatatttatgataataaacaGTATTCTAGTTATCTTACAGTGGTCAGTTAACCTAGTTACAGGTACCCCTTTTCTCTTATTTTTATCATGTGCAAGCTAAGGCAATTAAGAAAAGAGTTATGAGaagataaaaacaaatgttataagCATTTTCACACATATAGTATTCAGGGATTTGAAGTCCACTTGTCTTAAGTAAAGAAAGGTTACCCAACCTTGAAGTCAATTTTAGATTATACATAAGCATATGTATAACAGGATGTTGTGAAGCAAACAATTAAAGGAAAGTATCGAATTACAAATGTAATTGGGACTACATGAAAAGTGTCAAGAAATTTACTAAAACAGCACGTTTTATTTTCTTCTGATAATCGGTTCATTTATATGTCTCAATTTGGAATTAAAGTGAACATGAAAAACTACAGATGATCTGCATAttctatgttttttgttaattttttttatgaggTTAGAaagtttatttgtgtaattttgtcatgattttttgtattttttattatttcatttctgAATTTAGGGTTGTAACCTAACTTCTGCCAtgatggatatatatatatatatatatatatatatatatatatatatatatatgacagtTTGAGACCAATAAAAATGTCCACATTGACACGCTATGAAACAAGATATTgagtgaaaaaaataatgaagatgTACCACTGTGCGTGCTGAACAGCACATTTGAATTTTATAGATTAGATCAAGGTCATACTTAAGACTAGGTGTTGTTCATAGATGGGATTGGTCACAAGCATTaatttaccctttgcatgctgggaaatttgtcgtctgctaaaatattgtctgctgaattgataaaattagcatttttttcgatttttttcaaagaataccatcagaaaagcaaacagtttggatcctgatgagacgtcacgttctgtggcatctcatctggatccaaactgtttgcaaaggcctttaaaattcggttccagcgctgaaagggttaagtaatTATCATATCGCTGTTTCAACGTAGGCCTATACAATGTAGCAAGAAGTATTGACTGTGTTGGCGTTGGAAGACAAGTGGTAAAAATCTAAATTGAAGGACACATCACTTTTTTcctcatattaaaataaaaataaaaagaacattcaaacaaatgtaagtaattataaaacaagactattgccaagcaataaaagtcccctaccttcgcaggatccaccattttcagcaatatttgtagtttatttgttgccatagtaaaCAAATtgcttgacataggaacaaaacaaaatgatgtgcataatctccatattgccatctatgtatgttttaagtttcatgaaaaaatatgaagaacttttaaagttatcgcaggatccaccattttcagcaatatttctagtctatttgttgccatagcaaccagaaatattgacatataaacaaatgaaataacgtgcataatctccatattgccatctggctatgtttcaagtttcatgaaaaaatatgaagaacttttaaagttaacgcaggatccagacaagtgtgacagactgacaaacacacagagtgcaaaccataagtccctctccaGTTTCACCAATAGGGGACTAATAATGCTTAATTTTAGCTGTATAcattaaaatcataaataaatgttaGTGTAAAATTTTCAACAGATATATATTCGTTGTTGATTTGTACACCGATTCTTACCATAGTTGTATAACAGTGACAGGACACTTCTCCACACTTTCATAGACATTCAGTACCATGGGTAACACTTCCTGCCAGCAGTCCATCTCTGCTAGTGCTTGTATACACACCACACACAGACGTTCTATGGTCACCTGTACCCTGTTAAACACATTATTGATTAATTTCATCTCAATTATATACAGTTTAGACTGTGACATTGTAGTACATTTAGAGAGCTAAACCAGATGTCATAAGAAAACATAACCTGTGGAGTTGATACCTTTCGAATGAACTAGGTCTGAAAATATTTTGGAGGTGCCCTGatacacacattttcatgaaaaaacaacaccaatTTGATAATATACACTTTCAGCCACTTATGGTAACAACATCTGAAGAACACAATTACTGATTTCTTTCTTGATACACATATGAATTACCAAATTTGATTATATTACGTCAATCATGACCTCttaaattttttaattggtaaataaaGATTTCAATGAGTTTTAAGAATTATGACACATGCAACTCTTGtcaatttaaaacacaaatacagAGCTACTTCTAATTTTATATGTGGCTAAATTCCTAACCCTGGTGCCCAATTACAACTACATGTAGTTGTGTAACTAcccttttaattataatataggCTCAACATGCTGGGGTTAGGGTTTACTGCTGGTAACATCAAGAGTGGCAATAAAGGCTGTGCAGCATATATAACTGCTATAACAAGGAGCAGGAAGGAGATGTTTGTGTTTGGCAGAGCAGCCTTGAGCTGCGGAATTGTCTTGGCCACCAATGTAAAAACTAACAGTGGCCAAGACAATTCTGGAGCTCAAGTAACTCCATTTAAATACAGGAAACAAAACTTTATTCTCTCCCATTTGGTACATTAATACATGAAAACCAgcgtaaataattaaatttaggTCTATTGCACAATTACACAACACATTTATATAAGAAAACCGGGCCCTTTGAAACATCTGAAAAGGGGCAGGTCTTTAATTTAGGCAGTTGGGAAGATGCTGAGGGACCCGTAAATAAATTctgacatacatacacacacaaactGCCCATGTAAAGTATGAGAAAATACTTTCACTATACAACAAATCTTAAATaaagctcattgggtcattgtcgacctgaaatggcttgaagtcaccctgggttgactagaagccgattcatatCACCCtgtggtgacttcaagccgattctagtcacccggttggcttgaagtcaccctagggtgacatgcatcggcttgaagtcaccctggggcgacaagaatcggcttctagtcaccctcgggtgacttcaagccatttcaggtcaaAAATGACCCAATGGGCTATACTCAtcgggtcattgtcgacctgaaatggcttgaagccAATTCATGGCACCCTGggttgacttcaagccgattcaagtcatccggtcggcttgaagtcaccctagggtgacatgaatcggcttgaagtcaccctagggtgacaagaatcagcttctagtcacccccctggtgacttcaagccatttcaggtcgacaatgacccaaggAGCTAAGTCAAGGCTTAGTAGTTTTTTTCTTCACAAGGGCCCCGATTATATAGTGGAACAAAGGAATTACTCTTCAAGGTTTTATTTGTATCTTCTCCTATTTTTAATCCGCAATCTGTGGTCTCTCATTAACCCCATTGACGATATGCATTTTGCTATGCCTTAGATGGTCAAGCGTGAACGATCGAGTCTTGAACAAAAACAATCAACACGTTCACCTTTTCTCATCTCCACGATGTTTAGCTTTGGAAATTACACTGAGACAGAGTTCATGGCAGCATTTGAAttttcttaaaagtaaatattCTTTTGCTAAGTCGACCGTAGATTCAAAATCGTCCGTGTGCGAGTgcaatgttgttttcattttagttaCTTGTGCAGCCGCCATGTTTAGATCATGTGACCATTATGCATAGTGGGTTACATTACACTCAATAATCTTACTCTGCTTCAATCTATTTTGCGGAGGATTACGCAGATAGTTGATATATCACGATTGGTCGACATTATTGTCATTGGCCTTGACTATAAATACTAATGAATCGAATCCCgaccataatatatatatataatatataaatatatatatatatatatatatatatatatatatatatatatatatatatatatatatatatatatatatatatataatgaagaaGAGAAAAGGAGAAGACCGaccataaaataacaagaaagaGTTTAAGAAACGACTCGCCACCTTGACGATATTTGCTTTAAAGATTTGCACCTATTCATGACTACTCGCCGTAATTTAGTAATGACTGGCCCctatttataaataaagtaagtaaATGAATGGCCTTcgatatacatttattaaacattatttataaatattgtatattatgAAGTATTAAAGAAACATAAATTACACACATACTAGTAGTCAGATGCATATCTTACCAATATCTTacataac containing:
- the LOC127842561 gene encoding peroxisome assembly protein 26-like; protein product: MAAAQVTKMKTTLHSHTDDFESTVDLAKEYLLLRKFKCCHELCLSVISKAKHRGDEKRVQVTIERLCVVCIQALAEMDCWQEVLPMVLNVYESVEKCPVTVIQLCILLHAKVQEFSQCNALASVWLRCEDNSLRPGYERVAALYAIKVMLPRGQIVLLPQFLNACTHLSDSAKSSLVDDCEKIYTDQLKHDSEANEHSSSGENIKSLKAEYSNVEDVDETSNHPDDITSSDLSVFSHIKYYGCLLVSKLSFPSLVSLTKVAAACATLAVILKICMDGDYFSRLDHVRELWKAAVQLLKTVFSPYRPGR